Proteins from one Mycobacterium sp. SMC-2 genomic window:
- the sufD gene encoding Fe-S cluster assembly protein SufD: MTAVLNKGELFSSFDVDAFEVPSGRDEIWRFTPLRRLRGLHDGSAQATGKAQISVSEQPGVQVETVRRGDERLGRGGVPTDRVAAQAFSSFNSATLVSIGRDTQVAEPVNITVTGPGAGAVAYGHLQISVAELGAAVVVIDHRGSGTYADNVEFIVDDAARLTVVWIADWADDMVHLSAHHATLGKDAVLRHVAVTLGGEVVRMSATVRYAAPGGDAELLGLYFADDGQHLESRLLIDHAQPNCKSNVLYKGALQGDPASERPDAHTVWVGDVLIRAEATDTDTFEVNRNLVLTDGARADSVPNLEIETGEILGAGHASATGRFDDEQLFYLRARGIPEDQARRLVVRGFFGEIISKIAVPDVRERLTAAIEHELELTEKTAAS, encoded by the coding sequence ATGACCGCCGTTCTGAACAAGGGAGAGCTGTTCTCTTCCTTCGATGTCGACGCGTTCGAGGTGCCCAGCGGGCGCGACGAAATCTGGCGGTTCACCCCGCTGCGGCGGCTGCGCGGGCTGCACGACGGCTCGGCTCAGGCCACCGGCAAGGCGCAGATCAGCGTCAGTGAGCAACCGGGCGTGCAGGTCGAAACCGTCCGCCGCGGCGACGAGCGGCTCGGCCGCGGTGGTGTGCCCACCGACCGGGTTGCAGCACAAGCCTTTTCGTCGTTCAATTCCGCGACGCTGGTGAGCATCGGTCGTGACACGCAGGTCGCCGAGCCGGTCAACATCACCGTGACGGGCCCCGGTGCGGGCGCCGTGGCCTACGGGCACCTGCAGATCAGCGTCGCCGAACTCGGTGCGGCGGTCGTGGTGATCGACCACCGGGGCAGCGGAACCTACGCCGACAACGTCGAATTCATCGTCGACGACGCCGCGCGGCTCACGGTGGTGTGGATCGCGGACTGGGCCGACGACATGGTTCACCTGAGCGCGCACCACGCCACGCTCGGCAAGGACGCGGTACTGCGCCACGTCGCGGTCACCCTGGGCGGCGAGGTGGTGCGGATGTCGGCCACCGTGCGGTACGCCGCCCCGGGCGGGGATGCCGAGCTGCTCGGCCTGTACTTCGCCGACGACGGGCAGCACCTGGAGTCGCGGCTGCTGATCGACCACGCGCAGCCCAACTGCAAGTCGAACGTGCTCTATAAGGGCGCCCTGCAAGGGGATCCGGCATCGGAGCGGCCCGACGCGCACACCGTGTGGGTGGGCGACGTGCTGATCCGCGCCGAGGCCACCGACACCGACACCTTCGAGGTGAACCGCAACCTGGTGCTCACCGACGGGGCGCGCGCCGACTCGGTGCCCAACCTGGAGATCGAGACCGGGGAAATCCTCGGCGCCGGACACGCCAGTGCCACCGGGCGTTTCGACGACGAGCAACTGTTCTACCTGCGTGCCCGCGGCATCCCCGAAGACCAGGCGCGCCGGCTGGTGGTGCGCGGCTTCTTCGGTGAGATCATCTCGAAGATCGCCGTGCCCGACGTCCGGGAACGCCTGACCGCCGCCATCGAACACGAACTGGAACTCACGGAGAAGACAGCCGCCTCATGA
- a CDS encoding metalloregulator ArsR/SmtB family transcription factor, producing the protein MVDRFPELRHTGVVKIRTDLDDAAVGAAAAAVRDGHTRRAIVRLLVESGSITAGEIGDRLGLTAAGARRHLDALIEAGDAESVPAASWQQVGRGRPAKRFRLTSAGRAKLEHAYDDLASAAMRQLREIGGEDAVRAFARRRVDAILAGVPAADDNADDAAVEAAAERVAGALSKAGYVATTTRVGGPIHGVQICQHHCPVSHVAEEFPELCEAEQQAMAEVLGTHVQRLATIVNGDCACTTHVPLTVPVSKAPGPRRDTTSIEGASL; encoded by the coding sequence TTGGTAGACCGATTCCCGGAATTGCGTCACACTGGTGTTGTGAAAATCCGCACCGATCTCGACGACGCTGCCGTGGGCGCGGCGGCCGCGGCGGTACGGGATGGCCACACCCGCCGCGCCATCGTGCGCCTGCTGGTGGAGTCCGGATCGATCACCGCCGGCGAGATCGGCGACCGGCTCGGGCTTACGGCCGCCGGCGCGCGGCGTCACCTCGACGCCTTGATCGAGGCGGGCGACGCCGAGTCGGTGCCCGCCGCGTCGTGGCAGCAGGTGGGGCGCGGGCGCCCCGCCAAGCGTTTTCGCCTCACGTCGGCGGGTCGCGCCAAGCTCGAGCACGCGTACGACGACCTGGCATCGGCGGCCATGCGGCAGCTGCGGGAGATCGGTGGCGAGGACGCCGTCCGCGCGTTCGCCCGGCGCCGCGTCGACGCAATCCTGGCAGGCGTGCCGGCGGCGGACGACAACGCCGATGACGCCGCAGTCGAGGCGGCCGCCGAGCGGGTGGCCGGCGCGCTGAGCAAGGCCGGCTACGTCGCAACCACGACGCGGGTCGGCGGCCCGATCCACGGCGTGCAGATCTGCCAGCACCACTGCCCGGTTTCGCACGTCGCCGAGGAGTTCCCGGAACTGTGTGAAGCCGAGCAGCAGGCCATGGCCGAGGTGCTCGGGACGCACGTGCAGCGGTTGGCGACCATCGTCAACGGGGACTGTGCCTGCACCACCCACGTGCCTCTTACTGTTCCCGTCTCTAAGGCGCCCGGCCCGCGCCGCGACACCACGAGCATCGAAGGAGCGTCGTTATGA
- a CDS encoding ABC transporter ATP-binding protein, whose protein sequence is MSSDVPETVVRLRGVSKHYGSTTAVADLDLEVHAAEVLALLGPNGAGKTTTVEMCEGFVRPDAGTIEVLGLDPIADNARLRTRIGVMLQGGGGYPTARAGEMLNLVASYAADPLDPAWLLDTLGLTDAARTTYRRLSGGQQQRLALACALVGRPELVFLDEPTAGMDAHARLLVWELIDALRRDGVTVLLTTHQLKEAEELADRLVIIDHGATVAAGTPAELMRTGAKDELRFTAPPRLDLSLLSAALPENYRASEVTPGEYLVEGPVDPQVLATVTAWCARIDVLATDMRVEQRSLEDVFLDLTGRKLRQ, encoded by the coding sequence GTGAGCTCGGACGTTCCCGAAACAGTCGTGCGGCTGCGCGGCGTGAGCAAGCATTACGGATCCACCACGGCCGTCGCCGATCTCGACCTCGAGGTGCACGCCGCCGAAGTGCTCGCCCTGCTGGGCCCCAACGGCGCCGGCAAGACCACGACGGTCGAGATGTGCGAGGGCTTCGTGCGCCCGGACGCCGGCACCATCGAGGTGCTGGGGCTGGACCCGATCGCCGACAACGCCCGCCTGCGCACCCGCATCGGGGTGATGTTGCAGGGCGGCGGCGGCTACCCCACCGCCCGCGCGGGCGAAATGCTCAACCTGGTCGCGTCCTACGCGGCCGACCCGCTCGACCCGGCGTGGCTGCTGGACACCCTGGGCCTCACCGATGCCGCCCGCACCACCTACCGCCGGCTCTCCGGCGGGCAGCAGCAGCGGCTCGCGCTGGCCTGCGCGCTGGTCGGCCGCCCCGAACTGGTCTTCCTCGACGAACCGACCGCGGGCATGGACGCGCACGCGCGGCTGCTGGTGTGGGAGCTGATCGACGCGCTGCGCCGCGACGGCGTGACCGTGCTGCTGACCACCCACCAACTCAAGGAGGCCGAGGAGCTCGCCGACCGGCTGGTCATCATCGACCACGGCGCGACCGTGGCCGCCGGCACACCTGCCGAGCTGATGCGCACCGGCGCCAAGGACGAGTTGCGGTTCACCGCGCCGCCGCGGCTCGATCTGTCCCTGCTGAGCGCCGCCCTGCCGGAGAACTACCGGGCCAGCGAGGTGACGCCGGGCGAGTACCTGGTCGAAGGCCCGGTCGACCCGCAGGTGCTGGCCACTGTCACGGCGTGGTGCGCGCGGATCGACGTGCTGGCGACGGACATGCGCGTCGAGCAGCGCAGCCTCGAGGACGTGTTCCTCGACCTCACCGGCAGGAAGTTACGCCAATGA
- the mptB gene encoding polyprenol phosphomannose-dependent alpha 1,6 mannosyltransferase MptB, protein MAARHHALSSSIASLHGDEQAVGTPLNDTELTAVQRTRLFGATGTILMAIGALGAGARPVVQDPTFGVRLLNLPSRIQTVSLTMTTTGAVMMALAWLMLGRFALGSRRMSRGDLDRTLLLWTLPLLIAPPMYSKDVYSYLAQSQISLEGLDPYRVGPASGLGLSHVFTLSVPTLWRETPAPYGPLFLWIGRGISALTGENIVAAVLCHRLVELIGVGLIVWATPRLARRCGVAEVSALWLGAANPLLIMHLVAGVHNEALMLGLMLAGAEFALRGIESPRLLPASWRPGPDWEPVGMLLAGAVLITLSSQVKLPSLLALGFVTMALAYRCGGNLRALLLTGGAMTGLSLAVMAVVGWASGLGFGWIYTLGTANVVRSWMSPPTLLALGTGQVGILLGLGDHTTAVLGLTRAIGVLIITVMVGWLLVAVFRGRLHPVGGLGVALGVTVLLFPVVQPWYLLWAIIPLAAWATRSGFRVAVIVITLVVGIFGPTANGDRFALFQIVDATLASTLIVAVLIAVTYTRLPWRWLPADGADTREPAVEAAPAPAADHTPRATPSSEAVPDAYADST, encoded by the coding sequence ATGGCAGCCCGCCACCACGCGCTGAGCTCGTCGATCGCCAGCCTGCACGGCGACGAGCAAGCGGTGGGCACGCCGCTGAACGATACCGAGCTCACCGCGGTGCAGCGCACCCGGCTCTTCGGCGCCACCGGCACCATCCTGATGGCCATCGGCGCGCTGGGCGCCGGGGCCCGGCCCGTCGTGCAGGACCCCACGTTCGGGGTGCGGTTGCTCAACCTGCCGTCCCGAATCCAGACGGTGTCCCTGACGATGACGACGACCGGCGCGGTCATGATGGCGCTGGCCTGGCTGATGCTCGGGCGATTCGCGCTGGGCAGCAGGCGGATGTCGCGCGGCGACCTGGACCGCACCCTGCTGCTGTGGACGCTGCCGCTGCTGATCGCCCCGCCGATGTACAGCAAGGACGTCTACTCCTATCTGGCGCAGAGCCAGATCTCGCTGGAAGGGCTCGACCCCTACCGGGTGGGCCCGGCGTCGGGGCTCGGCCTGTCCCACGTCTTCACGCTGTCGGTCCCCACCCTGTGGCGGGAGACGCCGGCGCCGTACGGCCCGCTCTTCCTGTGGATCGGGCGGGGCATCTCGGCGCTCACCGGGGAGAACATCGTCGCCGCCGTGCTGTGTCACCGGCTGGTCGAGCTGATCGGCGTGGGGCTGATCGTCTGGGCCACCCCGCGGCTGGCCCGGCGCTGCGGCGTCGCGGAGGTCAGCGCGCTGTGGCTGGGCGCGGCCAATCCACTGCTGATCATGCATCTGGTCGCCGGGGTCCACAACGAGGCGTTGATGCTCGGGCTGATGCTGGCCGGCGCCGAATTCGCGCTGCGGGGTATCGAGTCGCCTCGGCTGTTGCCGGCCTCCTGGCGGCCCGGCCCCGACTGGGAACCGGTGGGCATGCTGCTGGCCGGCGCCGTCCTGATCACGCTGTCGTCGCAGGTGAAGCTGCCGTCGCTGCTGGCGCTCGGCTTCGTCACGATGGCGCTGGCCTACCGCTGCGGCGGCAACCTGCGGGCGTTGCTGCTGACGGGCGGCGCGATGACCGGGCTGTCGCTGGCCGTGATGGCGGTCGTCGGCTGGGCCAGCGGCCTCGGGTTCGGCTGGATCTACACGCTGGGCACCGCCAACGTCGTGCGCAGCTGGATGTCCCCCCCGACCCTGCTGGCGCTGGGCACCGGGCAGGTGGGGATCCTGCTGGGGCTGGGCGATCACACCACCGCGGTGCTGGGGCTCACCCGCGCGATCGGCGTGCTGATCATCACGGTGATGGTGGGCTGGTTGTTGGTGGCCGTCTTCCGCGGCCGGTTGCACCCGGTCGGCGGGCTGGGCGTGGCGCTGGGCGTCACCGTGCTGCTGTTTCCCGTGGTGCAGCCCTGGTACCTGCTGTGGGCGATCATTCCGCTGGCCGCGTGGGCGACCCGCAGCGGCTTCCGGGTCGCCGTCATCGTCATCACGCTCGTCGTCGGCATCTTCGGCCCGACGGCCAACGGGGACCGCTTCGCGCTGTTTCAGATCGTGGACGCCACCCTGGCCAGCACCCTGATCGTGGCGGTGCTCATCGCGGTGACGTACACCCGACTGCCGTGGCGGTGGCTCCCGGCCGACGGCGCCGATACCCGGGAGCCGGCCGTCGAAGCCGCGCCGGCGCCCGCGGCCGATCACACCCCCCGGGCCACCCCCAGTTCCGAGGCGGTACCTGACGCCTACGCTGATTCCACGTGA
- the sufU gene encoding Fe-S cluster assembly sulfur transfer protein SufU, whose translation MTVRLEQMYQDVILDHYKHPQHRGLREPFGAQVHHVNPVCGDEVTLRVALSEDGQRIADVSYDGQGCSISQAATSVLTQQVIGQTVREALNTVAAFTEMVSSRGTIEGDEDVLGDGIAFAGVAKYPARVKCALLGWMAFKDALAQACSDRGADFEEEEDERDRRTG comes from the coding sequence ATGACAGTGCGCCTCGAGCAGATGTATCAGGACGTGATCCTCGACCACTACAAGCATCCGCAGCACCGCGGGCTGCGGGAGCCGTTCGGCGCGCAGGTCCACCACGTCAACCCGGTCTGCGGTGACGAGGTGACCCTGCGGGTCGCGCTGTCCGAGGACGGTCAGCGCATCGCGGACGTGTCCTATGACGGCCAGGGCTGTTCGATCAGCCAGGCGGCCACCTCGGTGCTCACCCAGCAGGTGATCGGTCAGACGGTGCGCGAGGCGCTGAACACCGTCGCCGCGTTCACCGAAATGGTGTCCTCGCGCGGCACCATCGAAGGTGATGAGGACGTCCTGGGCGATGGGATCGCGTTCGCCGGAGTGGCCAAGTATCCGGCCCGGGTGAAATGCGCTCTGCTGGGGTGGATGGCATTCAAGGACGCATTGGCCCAGGCCTGCTCAGACAGGGGCGCGGACTTCGAGGAGGAGGAAGATGAGCGAGACCGCCGCACCGGGTGA
- a CDS encoding heme A synthase, with protein MRLVDLLPNPSVRVQRLIAAAVILTQGGIAVTGAIVRVTASGLGCPTWPQCFPGSFTPVAHAEVPRIHQAVEFGNRMVTFAVVIAAALAVLAVTRARRRTEVLVYAWLMPLSTVVQAVIGGITVRTGLLWWTVAIHLLTSMTMVWLSVLLYVKIGEPDDGVVRRRVPGPLRALTALIGLDLAVVLVTGTLVTAAGPHAGDRSPTRTVPRLQVAVDTLVHAHSSLLVAYLALVVGLGFGLLAVRAARPILRRLILLLALVCAQAAVGTAQYFTGVPAALVALHVAGAAACTAATAALWASMRERAEPEPLAG; from the coding sequence ATGCGGTTGGTGGACCTCCTCCCCAACCCGAGCGTGCGTGTCCAGCGCCTCATCGCCGCGGCCGTCATCCTCACCCAGGGCGGCATCGCGGTCACCGGGGCGATCGTCCGCGTCACCGCGTCCGGACTGGGGTGTCCCACCTGGCCGCAGTGCTTTCCGGGCAGCTTCACGCCGGTCGCCCACGCCGAGGTGCCGCGCATCCACCAGGCCGTGGAATTCGGCAATCGCATGGTCACCTTCGCGGTGGTCATCGCCGCGGCGCTGGCCGTGCTGGCCGTGACCCGGGCCCGGCGCCGCACGGAAGTCTTGGTGTACGCGTGGCTGATGCCGCTGTCGACGGTGGTGCAGGCGGTCATCGGCGGTATCACCGTGCGCACCGGGTTGCTGTGGTGGACGGTGGCGATCCACCTGCTCACGTCGATGACGATGGTCTGGCTGTCGGTGCTGCTCTACGTCAAGATCGGCGAGCCCGACGACGGGGTGGTGCGCCGGCGCGTCCCGGGGCCGCTGCGGGCCCTGACAGCGCTGATCGGGCTGGACCTGGCCGTGGTGTTGGTCACCGGCACGCTCGTGACGGCCGCGGGCCCGCATGCGGGTGACCGCAGCCCCACCCGGACCGTGCCCCGACTCCAGGTCGCGGTCGACACGCTGGTGCACGCGCATTCGTCGCTGCTGGTCGCCTACCTCGCCCTGGTCGTGGGTCTGGGGTTCGGGCTGCTGGCGGTGCGCGCCGCCCGGCCCATCCTGCGGCGGCTGATCCTGCTGCTCGCCCTGGTGTGCGCGCAGGCCGCCGTCGGCACCGCTCAGTACTTCACGGGGGTGCCCGCCGCGCTGGTCGCGCTGCACGTGGCCGGCGCCGCGGCGTGCACCGCGGCCACCGCCGCGCTATGGGCCTCGATGCGGGAGCGGGCCGAGCCCGAGCCGCTCGCAGGCTGA
- the sufB gene encoding Fe-S cluster assembly protein SufB, producing MTLTPEAQKTAEPLTQEQAIASLGRYGYGWADSDVAGASAQRGLSEAVVRDISAKKNEPEWMLQTRLKALRIFDRKPMPTWGSNLGGIDFDNIKYFVRSTEKQAATWDDLPEDIRNTYDRLGIPEAEKQRLVAGVAAQYESEVVYHQIREDLESQGVIFLDTDTGLREHPDLFKQYFGTVIPAGDNKFSALNTAVWSGGSFIYVPPGVHVDIPLQAYFRINTENMGQFERTLIIVDENAYVHYVEGCTAPIYTSDSLHSAVVEIIVKPGGRCRYTTIQNWSNNVYNLVTKRARAEAGATMEWVDGNIGSKVTMKYPAVWMTGEHAKGEVLSVAFAGEGQHQDAGAKMLHLAPNTSSNIVSKSVARGGGRTSYRGLVQVNKGAHGSRSSVKCDALLVDTISRSDTYPYVDIREDDVTMGHEATVSKVSDNQLFYLMSRGLTEDEAMAMVVRGFVEPIAKELPMEYALELNRLIELQMEGAVG from the coding sequence ATGACCCTCACGCCAGAGGCCCAGAAGACTGCCGAGCCGTTGACCCAGGAGCAGGCGATCGCCTCGCTGGGCCGCTACGGCTATGGCTGGGCGGACTCCGACGTCGCGGGGGCCAGCGCGCAGCGCGGGCTGTCCGAGGCGGTGGTCCGCGACATCTCGGCGAAGAAGAACGAGCCCGAGTGGATGCTGCAGACCCGGCTGAAGGCGCTGCGGATCTTCGATCGCAAGCCGATGCCGACGTGGGGCTCCAACCTCGGGGGCATCGACTTCGACAACATCAAGTACTTCGTGCGGTCCACCGAAAAGCAGGCCGCCACTTGGGATGACCTGCCCGAGGACATCCGCAACACCTACGACCGCCTTGGCATCCCGGAGGCCGAAAAGCAGCGGCTGGTCGCCGGTGTGGCCGCCCAGTACGAGTCGGAGGTGGTATACCACCAGATCCGCGAGGACCTGGAGTCCCAGGGCGTGATCTTCCTCGACACCGACACGGGTCTGCGGGAGCACCCCGACCTCTTCAAGCAGTACTTCGGCACCGTGATCCCGGCGGGGGACAACAAGTTCTCCGCGCTGAACACCGCCGTGTGGAGCGGGGGATCCTTCATCTACGTCCCGCCCGGCGTGCACGTCGACATCCCGCTGCAGGCCTACTTCCGGATCAACACCGAGAACATGGGCCAGTTCGAGCGGACCCTGATCATCGTCGACGAAAACGCGTACGTGCACTACGTGGAGGGCTGCACCGCGCCCATCTACACGTCGGACTCGTTGCACTCGGCGGTGGTGGAGATCATCGTAAAGCCCGGTGGCCGTTGCCGTTACACCACCATTCAGAACTGGTCGAACAACGTCTACAACCTGGTCACCAAGCGGGCCCGCGCGGAAGCCGGCGCCACCATGGAATGGGTCGACGGCAACATCGGGTCCAAGGTGACCATGAAATACCCGGCCGTCTGGATGACCGGTGAACACGCCAAGGGCGAGGTCTTGTCGGTCGCCTTCGCCGGCGAGGGCCAGCACCAGGACGCCGGCGCCAAGATGCTGCACCTGGCGCCCAATACGTCGAGCAACATCGTCTCGAAGTCGGTGGCCCGCGGCGGCGGCCGCACCTCCTACCGCGGCCTTGTACAGGTGAACAAGGGCGCGCACGGCTCGCGCTCCAGCGTGAAATGCGATGCGCTGCTGGTCGATACGATCAGCCGCAGCGACACCTACCCCTATGTCGACATCCGCGAGGACGACGTCACGATGGGCCACGAGGCCACCGTGTCCAAGGTCAGCGACAACCAGCTGTTCTACCTGATGAGCCGCGGGCTGACCGAGGACGAAGCGATGGCGATGGTGGTACGCGGCTTCGTCGAGCCGATCGCCAAGGAGCTGCCCATGGAGTACGCCCTGGAGCTCAACCGGCTGATCGAGTTGCAGATGGAAGGCGCGGTTGGATGA
- a CDS encoding metal-sulfur cluster assembly factor: MSETAAPGDEFIADLEEAMRDVVDPELGINVVDLGLVYGLNVEEGEDGTVALLDMTLTSAACPLTDVIEDQSRSALVSSGLVDDLRINWVWNPPWGPDKITDDGREQLRALGFTV, translated from the coding sequence ATGAGCGAGACCGCCGCACCGGGTGACGAGTTTATTGCCGACCTCGAGGAGGCGATGCGCGACGTCGTCGACCCCGAATTGGGCATCAATGTCGTCGACCTCGGACTGGTCTACGGGCTCAACGTGGAAGAGGGCGAAGACGGAACCGTCGCCCTGCTCGACATGACGTTGACCTCGGCGGCCTGCCCGCTGACCGACGTCATCGAGGACCAGTCCCGCAGCGCGCTCGTCAGCAGCGGTCTGGTCGACGACCTGCGGATCAACTGGGTGTGGAACCCGCCGTGGGGCCCGGACAAGATCACCGACGACGGTCGCGAGCAACTGCGCGCCCTCGGCTTCACCGTCTGA
- the sufC gene encoding Fe-S cluster assembly ATPase SufC, with translation MTTLEIKDLHVSVEDPNAPEGHREIPILNGVNLTVKSGETHAVMGPNGSGKSTLSYAIAGHPKYRVTSGSITLDGQNVLDMSVDERARAGLFLAMQYPVEVPGVSMSNFLRSAATAVRGEPPKLRHWVKEVKAAMADLDIDPAFAERSVNEGFSGGEKKRHEILQLGLLKPKIAILDETDSGLDVDALRVVSEGVNRYAEAEHGGILLITHYTRILRYIRPQFVHVFVGGRIVESGGPELADELEENGYVRFTEAAAAGA, from the coding sequence ATGACGACTTTGGAAATCAAAGACCTGCACGTCAGCGTCGAAGACCCGAACGCCCCCGAGGGACACCGCGAGATCCCCATCCTCAACGGCGTCAACCTGACGGTCAAATCCGGTGAGACGCACGCGGTCATGGGTCCCAACGGCTCGGGAAAGTCGACGCTGTCCTACGCCATCGCGGGCCACCCGAAGTATCGGGTGACGTCGGGGTCGATCACGCTGGACGGCCAGAACGTGCTGGACATGAGCGTCGACGAACGCGCCCGCGCCGGGTTGTTCCTGGCCATGCAGTACCCCGTCGAGGTGCCGGGCGTGTCGATGTCGAACTTCCTGCGCAGCGCCGCGACCGCCGTGCGTGGCGAGCCGCCGAAACTGCGGCACTGGGTCAAGGAGGTCAAGGCCGCGATGGCCGACCTCGACATCGACCCCGCGTTCGCGGAACGCAGTGTCAACGAAGGTTTTTCCGGCGGCGAGAAGAAGCGCCACGAAATCCTGCAGCTGGGCCTGCTCAAGCCGAAGATCGCCATCCTCGACGAGACCGACTCCGGTCTTGACGTGGACGCGCTGCGGGTGGTCAGTGAGGGCGTCAACCGCTACGCCGAGGCCGAGCACGGCGGCATCCTGCTGATCACCCACTACACCCGGATCCTGCGCTACATCCGCCCGCAATTCGTGCACGTGTTCGTCGGGGGCCGGATCGTCGAATCCGGCGGCCCGGAGCTGGCCGACGAGCTCGAGGAGAACGGGTACGTGCGATTCACCGAAGCGGCGGCCGCGGGAGCGTAA
- a CDS encoding ABC transporter permease yields MSDVFPTGTFTPDPRPNTVPRMLAAQFALELKLLLRNGEQLLLTMFIPITLLVGLTLLPFGSFGQNRAATFVPVIMALAVISTAFTGQAIAVAFDRRYGALKRLGATPLPVWGIIAGKSLAVVTVVFLQAILLGAIGFALGWRPTPLSLGLGAAVIALGTAGFAALGLLLGGTLRAEIVLAVANLLWFVFAGLGALTVESGMIPPWVKWSSRLTPSGALTEALTRAMALSVDWFGVLVLAVWGALAALAALRWFRFT; encoded by the coding sequence ATGAGCGACGTTTTCCCGACGGGGACCTTCACCCCCGACCCGAGGCCCAACACCGTGCCGAGGATGCTGGCCGCGCAGTTCGCCCTGGAGCTCAAGCTGCTGCTGCGCAATGGCGAGCAGCTGCTGCTGACCATGTTCATCCCGATCACGCTGCTGGTCGGGTTGACGCTGCTGCCGTTCGGCTCCTTCGGCCAGAACCGCGCCGCCACCTTCGTCCCGGTCATCATGGCCCTCGCGGTGATCTCGACCGCGTTCACCGGGCAGGCCATCGCGGTGGCTTTCGACCGCCGCTACGGCGCGCTCAAGCGCTTGGGCGCTACCCCGCTTCCGGTGTGGGGCATCATCGCCGGCAAGTCGCTGGCCGTGGTCACGGTGGTGTTCCTACAGGCAATCCTGTTGGGCGCCATCGGGTTTGCGCTGGGCTGGCGGCCCACCCCCTTGTCGCTCGGTCTTGGCGCGGCGGTCATCGCGCTGGGCACCGCGGGCTTCGCGGCCCTGGGGCTGCTGCTCGGCGGGACCTTGCGGGCCGAGATCGTGCTCGCCGTCGCCAACCTGCTGTGGTTCGTCTTCGCCGGGCTCGGCGCGCTGACGGTGGAAAGCGGGATGATCCCGCCCTGGGTTAAATGGTCTTCCCGGCTCACCCCATCGGGTGCGCTCACCGAGGCCCTGACGCGGGCGATGGCGCTGTCGGTGGACTGGTTCGGCGTCCTCGTCCTGGCGGTCTGGGGCGCGCTCGCGGCGCTGGCCGCGCTGCGCTGGTTCCGGTTCACCTGA
- a CDS encoding cysteine desulfurase, whose product MTATQLDVDAIRADFPILKRVMRGGKQLAYLDSGATSQRPVQVLDAEREFLITSNGAVHRGAHQLMEEATDAYERGRADVAAFVGAGADELVFTRNATEALNLASYVLGDKRSDRAVGEGDVIVTTELEHHANIVPWQELARRSGATLRWYGVTDDGRIDLDSLELDERVKVVAFSHHSNVTGAVAPVAELVGRAKAVGAVTVLDACQSVPHQPVNLHALDVDFAAFSGHKMLAPNGVGVLYARRDVLSELPPFLTGGSMIETVTMEASTYAPAPQRFEAGTPMTSQVVGLGAAARYLGAIGMEAVEAHERDLVAATLAGLSGIEGVRIVGPTVMEDRGSPVSFVVDGVHAHDVGQVLDDDGVAVRVGHHCAMPLHRRFGLAATARASFAVYNTADEVERLVAGVRRALEFFGRE is encoded by the coding sequence ATGACCGCGACACAACTGGACGTCGACGCCATCCGTGCGGACTTTCCCATCTTGAAGCGCGTGATGCGCGGCGGAAAGCAGTTGGCGTACCTGGATTCCGGCGCGACGTCGCAGCGCCCAGTGCAGGTGCTCGACGCCGAGCGCGAGTTCTTGATCACCTCCAACGGCGCGGTGCATCGCGGCGCGCACCAGCTGATGGAGGAGGCGACGGACGCCTACGAGCGGGGCCGCGCCGACGTCGCCGCGTTCGTCGGCGCCGGCGCCGACGAGCTGGTCTTCACCCGAAATGCCACCGAGGCGCTCAACCTCGCGTCATACGTGCTGGGCGACAAGAGGTCCGACCGGGCCGTCGGCGAGGGCGACGTCATCGTGACCACCGAGCTCGAGCACCACGCGAACATCGTGCCGTGGCAGGAGCTGGCCCGGCGCAGCGGCGCCACGCTGCGCTGGTACGGCGTGACCGACGACGGGCGCATCGACCTGGACTCGCTGGAACTCGACGAGCGCGTGAAAGTCGTTGCCTTCAGCCATCATTCGAACGTCACCGGCGCGGTGGCGCCGGTGGCCGAACTGGTCGGCCGCGCGAAGGCGGTGGGCGCCGTGACGGTGCTGGACGCCTGCCAGTCGGTGCCGCACCAGCCGGTCAACCTGCACGCGCTGGACGTCGACTTCGCCGCCTTCTCCGGACACAAGATGTTGGCCCCCAACGGGGTCGGCGTGCTCTACGCCCGTCGCGACGTGCTGTCGGAACTGCCGCCCTTCCTCACCGGCGGGTCGATGATCGAGACGGTGACCATGGAGGCGTCGACCTACGCGCCGGCACCGCAACGGTTCGAAGCCGGCACGCCGATGACCTCCCAGGTCGTCGGGTTGGGCGCGGCCGCACGGTATCTGGGCGCCATCGGCATGGAGGCGGTCGAGGCGCACGAGCGCGACCTGGTCGCCGCGACCCTGGCGGGCCTCTCGGGCATCGAGGGCGTGCGGATCGTCGGGCCGACCGTCATGGAAGACCGCGGGTCGCCCGTCTCGTTCGTCGTCGACGGTGTGCACGCCCACGACGTCGGCCAGGTGCTCGACGACGACGGCGTCGCGGTGCGCGTGGGGCATCACTGTGCGATGCCGCTGCACCGCCGGTTCGGCCTGGCGGCCACCGCCCGGGCGTCGTTCGCGGTGTACAACACCGCCGACGAGGTCGAGCGTCTGGTGGCCGGCGTGCGCCGCGCGCTCGAATTCTTTGGGAGAGAATGA